In Bacteroidales bacterium, the following proteins share a genomic window:
- the dnaJ gene encoding molecular chaperone DnaJ has protein sequence MTKRDYYEILGVDRNCTEAELKKAYRQLALKYHPDKNPGNKEAEEKFKEAAEAYDILSNPEKRSRYDRFGHDGMNGASGFGGGMSMEDIFSHFGDIFGGAFSSFGGFGGSSSHRRKVNYGSNLRIKLKLTLEEIATGIEKKVNVNKYVTCTECKGSGAKNGSSYKTCPTCNGRGHVVSITNTFLGQMQTTSTCPACGGEGQTITEKCTSCFGNGIIKGDEIISIKIPAGVAEGMQLSVSGKGNAAARGGHPGDLIVLIEEIEHPELQRDGNNLLYTQYISFPEAVLGTTVDIPTLEGKARIKIEPGTQSGKILKLKGKGLPSLNSYGRGDLLVGISVWTPQHLSKEEKNTIAKMAESENMKPQPNAKDKSFFEKMREFFQ, from the coding sequence ATGACAAAACGTGATTATTATGAAATTCTCGGTGTTGACCGGAACTGCACCGAAGCAGAACTTAAAAAGGCATACCGTCAGTTGGCGTTGAAATATCACCCGGATAAAAACCCCGGCAACAAGGAAGCCGAAGAAAAATTCAAGGAAGCTGCCGAAGCTTATGATATTCTTAGCAATCCTGAAAAACGGAGCCGATATGACCGTTTTGGCCATGACGGTATGAACGGCGCTTCCGGCTTTGGTGGCGGGATGAGTATGGAAGATATTTTTAGCCACTTCGGTGATATTTTCGGAGGGGCTTTTAGTTCCTTTGGAGGTTTTGGAGGGTCTTCATCACACCGGCGCAAAGTGAATTATGGCAGCAATTTGCGTATCAAGCTGAAGCTGACACTGGAGGAAATAGCAACAGGCATAGAAAAAAAAGTCAATGTCAACAAATACGTTACCTGCACTGAGTGTAAAGGCAGTGGCGCCAAAAACGGCAGCTCATACAAAACCTGCCCGACATGTAACGGCAGAGGCCATGTTGTGAGTATCACCAACACTTTTCTCGGACAAATGCAAACCACCTCCACATGCCCTGCCTGCGGTGGTGAAGGACAGACAATAACCGAAAAATGCACATCCTGTTTCGGCAATGGCATCATCAAAGGCGATGAGATTATCAGTATAAAAATCCCTGCCGGTGTCGCTGAAGGTATGCAACTTTCTGTAAGCGGTAAAGGCAATGCTGCTGCCAGAGGCGGGCATCCCGGCGACCTGATAGTGCTTATTGAAGAGATTGAGCACCCTGAACTGCAACGTGATGGCAACAACCTGCTTTACACACAGTATATCAGCTTCCCCGAAGCCGTGCTGGGCACCACCGTGGACATACCAACACTGGAAGGCAAAGCCCGCATCAAGATTGAACCGGGGACTCAGTCGGGGAAAATCCTGAAACTCAAAGGGAAGGGCTTACCGTCTCTGAATTCATACGGGCGTGGAGACTTGCTGGTGGGCATCAGCGTTTGGACACCACAGCACCTCTCCAAAGAAGAAAAAAATACTATCGCAAAAATGGCGGAATCCGAAAATATGAAGCCACAACCGAATGCCAAGGATAAAAGTTTTTTTGAAAAAATGAGAGAGTTTTTTCAGTAA
- a CDS encoding ABC transporter permease produces the protein MKKTLIIIRREYLSRVKKRSFVVMTILGPLLLAAMMIVPYYIAKIDSEQKTINVVDETGLFYNLKDNATIKFNYIYSDISSAKKNFNASGAAGLLYIKRTSHILPENAELFYTSKQPGNTVVTYIQSQMEYELKKHKLEAEGIDIAIINKVKADVNIRMESISTGKVSNSVINTFLGIFLGFIIYFAIFMYGSQVMRGVIEEKTSRIVEIIVSSVKPFQLLIGKITGIALVGLTQFLLWVILTLCIVTVFQATVGLSKTSISTGTEFVKHDNTLIPEKADIKPLEQGENKIISSVFKDLANYDFAAIIALFFFYFLFGYLLYAALFAAVGSAVDSEADTQQFMLPITIPLILAFIMAQSIIENPQGSISFWFSIIPLTSPIVMMMKLPFGVPVYELILSMATLVLGFFGVVWLAAKIYRTGILMYGKKVNYRELWKWLKY, from the coding sequence ATGAAAAAAACACTCATCATCATAAGGCGTGAATACCTGTCGCGGGTAAAAAAAAGGTCATTTGTGGTGATGACTATACTCGGACCTTTGCTTCTGGCGGCTATGATGATTGTCCCGTATTATATCGCTAAAATTGACAGCGAACAGAAAACAATTAATGTGGTGGATGAAACCGGGCTTTTTTACAATCTTAAAGACAACGCCACCATTAAGTTTAATTATATCTACTCTGATATCAGTTCTGCAAAAAAGAATTTTAATGCCAGTGGTGCCGCAGGTTTGTTGTATATCAAAAGAACCTCCCATATCCTTCCCGAAAACGCCGAACTTTTTTACACCAGCAAACAGCCGGGAAATACTGTGGTTACATACATACAGAGCCAGATGGAATACGAACTAAAAAAACACAAACTTGAAGCGGAAGGTATTGATATCGCAATTATCAACAAGGTGAAAGCGGATGTCAATATTCGTATGGAAAGCATCAGTACAGGCAAGGTCAGCAATTCCGTTATCAATACTTTTTTGGGTATTTTTCTGGGTTTCATCATCTACTTTGCCATTTTTATGTATGGTTCGCAAGTAATGCGCGGAGTGATAGAAGAAAAAACCAGCCGCATTGTGGAAATTATTGTTTCCTCTGTAAAACCTTTTCAACTGCTGATAGGAAAAATAACGGGGATTGCGCTGGTGGGGCTTACGCAATTTTTGCTTTGGGTGATTCTTACCTTATGCATAGTAACTGTATTTCAGGCTACTGTAGGGCTCAGCAAAACAAGTATTTCCACAGGAACTGAATTTGTTAAGCACGACAACACATTAATTCCCGAAAAAGCAGACATAAAACCCTTGGAGCAAGGGGAGAATAAAATAATCTCTTCCGTATTTAAAGACCTGGCAAATTATGACTTTGCAGCCATTATAGCCCTGTTCTTTTTTTATTTTCTTTTCGGATATTTGTTGTATGCAGCATTGTTTGCCGCTGTTGGCTCGGCGGTGGACAGCGAAGCCGACACCCAGCAATTTATGCTACCCATCACCATTCCGCTTATTCTCGCATTTATCATGGCGCAGTCAATCATTGAAAACCCGCAGGGTTCCATCTCATTCTGGTTTTCCATCATTCCGCTCACCTCCCCCATCGTCATGATGATGAAACTGCCTTTCGGAGTGCCCGTTTACGAGCTCATACTTTCGATGGCGACGCTTGTACTGGGATTTTTTGGAGTGGTATGGCTGGCAGCAAAAATCTACCGCACAGGGATTTTGATGTACGGGAAGAAGGTGAATTACCGGGAGCTGTGGAAGTGGCTTAAATATTAG
- a CDS encoding nucleotide exchange factor GrpE: MQTKEEKSKEDTPIDKEENAEITEQEQTDGTESDKDAIISEQKNRIAELNNKYLYLFAEFENYRKRTSKERLDLIKTASSEVIFSMLPVLDDFERAISACPGDESMKSLKDGLILIYEKYKTVLAKFGLEEIKSQGEVFNTDIHEAVAHVPVESEEQKGKIIDVTEKGYYLNGVVLRYAKVVVAG; encoded by the coding sequence ATGCAAACGAAAGAAGAAAAATCCAAGGAAGATACTCCCATTGACAAAGAAGAAAACGCTGAAATCACAGAACAGGAACAAACAGATGGCACAGAGTCTGATAAAGACGCTATAATCTCAGAGCAAAAAAACAGGATTGCAGAATTAAATAACAAATACCTCTATCTTTTTGCTGAATTTGAGAATTATCGCAAACGCACCTCAAAAGAAAGGCTGGACTTGATAAAGACGGCCTCATCAGAAGTTATATTTTCTATGCTCCCTGTTCTTGATGATTTTGAAAGAGCCATCAGCGCCTGTCCCGGAGACGAATCTATGAAAAGTCTGAAAGACGGCTTGATTCTCATCTACGAAAAATACAAAACAGTACTTGCCAAATTCGGGCTGGAAGAAATCAAATCCCAGGGAGAAGTATTCAACACAGATATTCATGAAGCTGTTGCCCATGTTCCGGTTGAGAGTGAAGAACAGAAAGGAAAAATAATTGATGTAACCGAAAAAGGTTATTACCTTAATGGAGTAGTGCTGCGCTATGCAAAAGTAGTAGTTGCCGGTTAA
- a CDS encoding ATP-binding cassette domain-containing protein, which produces MFLLETKNITKRYANHLALKEVSISVPEQCIFGLLGPNGAGKTTLIRIINLISVADSGEVLLNGDKIRRADVERIGYLPEERGLYKKMKVGEQALYLAQLKGLSYHDAIRKLKYWFEKFELLPWWNRKVEELSKGMQQKVQFIITVLHEPKLLIFDEPFSGFDPINASLIKEEIIHLKENGATIIFSTHNMSSVEELCDNIALINKSNKILEGRVKDIKHSYKSNVYHIELTDYTDQLKESLNHDFEVIEELHEDGVLKAQIKIPNSKSTNEMIKALMQYGNVHSIQEIIPTMNDIFISKVSSDKLTYNDARGITE; this is translated from the coding sequence TTGTTTTTACTAGAAACAAAAAATATCACAAAGAGGTATGCCAATCATCTGGCGTTGAAAGAGGTTTCCATCAGCGTGCCCGAACAGTGCATTTTTGGATTGCTTGGGCCCAATGGTGCCGGCAAAACAACATTGATACGCATCATAAATCTTATTTCTGTTGCTGACAGCGGAGAGGTGCTGCTCAATGGCGACAAGATACGGAGGGCCGATGTTGAAAGGATCGGATACCTCCCTGAAGAACGTGGCCTGTATAAAAAAATGAAAGTGGGCGAACAAGCCCTGTATCTTGCACAACTGAAAGGCTTATCGTATCATGATGCCATAAGAAAACTGAAATACTGGTTTGAAAAATTTGAATTGCTCCCTTGGTGGAACCGTAAAGTTGAGGAACTCTCCAAAGGGATGCAGCAAAAAGTGCAATTTATCATCACCGTGCTTCACGAACCTAAACTTTTGATTTTTGACGAACCATTCAGCGGCTTTGACCCCATTAATGCCTCACTCATAAAAGAAGAAATTATACATCTGAAAGAAAATGGCGCTACCATTATTTTTTCAACACATAATATGTCTTCGGTGGAAGAACTTTGTGATAACATTGCACTAATTAATAAATCAAACAAAATACTTGAAGGCCGGGTCAAAGACATTAAACATTCTTACAAAAGTAATGTTTACCATATTGAATTAACTGATTATACAGACCAGCTTAAAGAATCCCTGAACCACGACTTCGAAGTGATTGAGGAATTGCACGAGGATGGAGTACTGAAAGCACAAATAAAAATTCCGAACAGCAAGAGCACAAACGAAATGATTAAAGCTCTGATGCAATATGGCAATGTTCATTCCATTCAGGAAATTATCCCAACCATGAATGACATTTTTATTAGCAAAGTAAGTTCAGACAAATTAACATATAATGATGCCCGTGGCATAACAGAATAA